A single region of the Drosophila miranda strain MSH22 chromosome 2, D.miranda_PacBio2.1, whole genome shotgun sequence genome encodes:
- the LOC108156609 gene encoding uncharacterized protein LOC108156609 isoform X2 produces the protein MSKTKKDETALELDDILSEPITNSQKLAAFLQRKAAEAQKPKNNLAFGNFSFDLDFDVPVIRKPQSEAANETPASDVAHPPPNVASYENLPPQSGRNSPSPTSRRPPRRSGTGGHVPGSDKLRRHAIRRRSQSCGRRQLLQDFEDAANLTRSSSSPFPFVPEISSTPNCIDKILENQPQSRPLSQPQPQPASDPQPINRLASNAAFAAEIAEICDQRFALFENSMVQMDHKGDVPSPRPVSRPLAPSERRRTYTIEKSPIPAQLLPSPSSPNISLSKKPVVRVRRFDTILSPGTTNSLHQCERVSAPVEECYVPETQPQQSQQLAELVHNVSRNSSVVVIPLGGAFSPKPDAVMPLAQTHSPVVSQAGAAAARTVTVGTPESSSPTASAGTHKSLKSKTVSPHRTLQIVEDLDAILTDDESDEQPSGCALNLAPTGGNTTRQSRIRKRNNRKPSDDQESSMKLLNLHRSNKSSKSKSKGATAPRLNKAPSAPINGEQFAKELERMSNYEILDLRKRNSLGRVYPLNGHRKHSAEQQEVLEQNIQWELFRRNLTTETETEALPSSVSVQHEELDYREEATDIPPPAPLGFKDNSQRESRRPSKDRRERPSRPRRREAPMTAELINYMALSKTMEIRRKSSRIYCKRNLYTKGDSEVEDVDSVSPEKQLRFSMTCLEPTPGGATSMQSHDVGEEEIPIVPPPPRSLRYSQCLRDLRHSSKSDFDEVMATAQDLDDGDNPRSQSNGQKNILDEIAPPPPEYNDNTEEDGVDVQGKSSSDAHPRLSKSSVRHGKKEQISPLPSEERAEFDDQSDRITNGNGRRSKRSPEKNEAEEIHETVVSRMSKNKSRCLSRMANQEEDIVEPAGNTMDDDATTDQRSAYREVLPINTVVSSMSDVTAVTDDQPSTSRAALEVLTRRTNETEPKSEFEARAVVEEEAVVFKKPLARAPRAKSKADRELNNLRDSVIYNEVEVNFNESSIRRSRRGQVPLKNTWCHTVSDPRQFAFVRNSIDINEQKSSKPSLKKPSMSRVTKTSLLNIPPLCSSTPRLSQEPLDAVIEDFEPEEPSECSSLGVAPLRWEDNDTNAVQTTKKREHKKKKSQAVEMATEPESVAAASMPPPAPVPKKRGRKKKKQAPQLECDLDPVAPIPPTPSPSVSDKHQAASMQLMNWLRGYSSNQPTLSMEDSSGNQIGKSVSTFGELVFTNLDGIEYAFYDTKDKATVGYMRFQPSQKREKKRAKGFSLKFVVLFGQFGMDCSVPEVEEDDHCILNIGDMVEIEKGTRYSIKNLLDEVSVLMVIRN, from the exons AT GTCGAAAACCAAGAAAGATGAAACAGCGCTTGAGTTGGACGATATTTTAAGCGAGCCTATTACAAACTCACAGAAGCTTGCCGCATTCTTGCAGCGCAAGGCAGCGGAAGCTCAAAAGCCCAAGAATAACCTCGCCTTTGGGAACTTCTCCTTTGACTTGGATTTTGATGTACCGGTCATAAGGAAGCCACAATCAGAAG CAGCGAACGAGACCCCCGCTTCGGACGTGGCACATCCACCTCCAAACGTGGCATCTTATGAGAATCTGCCGCCGCAGTCAGGCAGAAATTCACCCTCGCCCACCAGTCGGCGTCCTCCCAGACGTAGTGGCACAGGCGGCCATGTTCCTGGCTCTGATAAGCTACGACGCCATGCTATTCGCAGGCGGTCGCAGAGTTGCGGCCGTCGTCAACTCTTGCAGGACTTTGAGGATGCAGCTAATCTAACTCGGAGCTCCTCCAGTCCATTTCCTTTT GTGCCAGAAATAAGCAGCACTCCAAACTGCATTGACAAAATTCTTGAGAATCAACCACAGTCTCGGCCACTatcacagccacagccacagccggcTTCAGATCCACAGCCCATAAATAGACTAGCTTCGAATGCAGCCTTTGCTGCTGAAATCGCTGAAATCTGTGATCAAAGGTTTGCCCTGTTTGAAAATAGTATGGTGCAGATGGACCACAAGGGGGATGTACCATCCCCGCGCCCGGTATCACGTCCATTGGCTCCCTCTGAAAGGCGTCGGACTTATACGATTGAAAAGAGCCCTATACCTGCGCAATTGttgccatcgccatcgtcGCCAAATATTTCACTATCAAAGAAACCAGTGGTGCGTGTGAGACGTTTTGATACTATTCTGTCACCAGGTACTACCAACAGTCTGCACCAATGTGAACGGGTATCGGCACCGGTGGAGGAGTGCTATGTACCGGAAACACAGCCACAGCAGTCCCAACAGCTAGCCGAACTTGTGCACAATGTATCGAGGAATAGCAGCGTGGTAGTTATACCATTAGGTGGAGCCTTTAGTCCCAAGCCAGATGCAGTTATGCCTTTGGCACAAACACATTCACCGGTTGTATCACAagctggagctgcagcagctcGAACAGTAACTGTTGGTACTCCCGAATCAAGTTCTCCAACAGCATCTGCTGGTACCCACAAGTCGTTAAAGTCGAAGACAGTTTCCCCTCACAGAACACTTCAAATTGTTGAGGACTTGGACGCAATCTTGACCGATGATGAAAGCGACGAACAGCCAAGCGGGTGTGCTTTGAACCTGGCGCCGACCGGTGGTAATACTACCAGGCAGAGCCGGATTCGCAAGCGTAACAATCGGAAGCCATCTGATGACCAGGAAAGTTCCATGAAACTTCTCAACCTCCACCGCTCGAATAAATCAAGCAAGTCAAAGTCCAAGGGTGCAACTGCTCCCAGGCTGAACAAGGCGCCTAGTGCCCCAATCAATGGTGAACAGTTTGCCAAGGAGCTGGAACGGATGAGCAACTATGAGATTCTTGATCTGCGCAAGAGAAACTCTCTCGGCAGGGTGTACCCGCTGAATGGGCATAGAAAGCATAGTGCAGAGCAGCAAGAGGTTCTGGAGCAGAATATTCAGTGGGAGCTATTCCGCAGGAACCTgacaacagaaacagaaaccgaGGCACTGCCCAGCTCTGTATCTGTACAGCACGAAGAACTTGATTATAGGGAGGAGGCAACGGATATTCCACCGCCAGCTCCCCTCGGCTTTAAGGACAATTCCCAAAGGGAGAGCCGCCGGCCGTCCAAAGATCGGCGGGAGCGACCCTCACGACCCAGACGTCGTGAGGCTCCAATG ACAGCAGAGCTTATTAACTATATGGCGCTCTCAAAGACTATGGAAATCCGTAGAAAATCATCCAGGATCTACTGCAAACGTAACCTTTACACTAAGGGTGACTCGGAAGTGGAAGATGTCGACTCGGTGTCACCGGAGAAGCAGTTAAGGTTTAGTATGACCTGCCTAGAGCCTACTCCAGGTGGTGCCACGAGCATGCAAAGCCATGACGTTGGTGAGGAGGAAATTCCAATTGTTCCACCACCCCCTCGTTCACTCAGATATTCGCAATGTTTGCGGGATCTACGCCACAGCAGCAAGTCCGATTTCGATGAGGTCATGGCAACCGCGCAGGATTTGGATGATGGAGACAACCCCCGCTCCCAGTCGAATGGGCAGAAGAATATTTTGGATGAAATTGCTCCCCCTCCGCCAGAGTATAATGACAATACTGAAGAGGATGGGGTAGATGTGCAAGGGAAGAGCTCTTCTGATGCACACCCTCGGCTATCCAAATCTAGTGTCCGACATGGAAAAAAAGAGCAAATTTCTCCCCTTCCTTCAGAGGAAAGGGCGGAATTTGATGACCAGTCAGATCGTATAACCAATGGGAACGGACGAAGGAGCAAGCGGTCCCCAGAGAAAAATGAGGCAGAGGAAATACATGAGACGGTTGTATCTCGCATGTCTAAGAACAAAAGCCGGTGCTTATCAAGGATGGCTAATCAGGAGGAAGATATTGTTGAGCCGGCAGGTAACACTATGGATGATGATGCGACTACAGATCAGCGATCCGCGTACAGAGAAGTCCTGCCCATCAATACTGTAGTTTCTTCAATGTCAGACGTCACTGCCGTGACGGATGATCAGCCCAGTACAAGTCGGGCCGCACTCGAGGTTCTGACACGTAGAACCAATGAGACTGAGCCTAAGTCTGAGTTTGAGGCCAGAGCCGTCGTAGAGGAGGAAGCGGTGGTATTTAAGAAACCCTTGGCGCGGGCACCGCGTGCTAAATCAAAGGCAGATAGAGAGCTAAACAATTTAAGGGACTCCGTCATATATAATGAAGTGGAAGTGAATTTCAATGAATCTT CCATTCGGCGGTCCCGACGTGGTCAGGTACCATTAAAGAACACTTGGTGTCATACCGTCTCAGATCCCAGGCAGTTTGCCTTCGTCCGTAACTCCATCGATATAAATGAACAGAAATCATCCAAACCGTCCTTGAAGAAGCCCAGTATGTCGAGAGTAACCAAAACGTCTTTGCTAAATATACCACCATTGTGCAGCAGTACACCCCGGCTTTCACAAGAGCCCCTCGATGCAGTTATAGAAGATTTTGAACCCGAAGAACCTTCTGAATGTAGTTCTCTGGGAGTCGCGCCTCTAAGGTGGGAAGATAATGATACAAATGCCGTACAAACAACTAAGAAACGtgaacacaaaaaaaaaaaaagccaagCGGTCGAGATGGCAACGGAGCCAGAGTCAGTAGCGGCTGCCTCAATGCCTCCACCAGCTCCTGTCCCTAAAAAAAGAGGGCGAAAAAAGAAGAAACAGGCGCCGCAGTTGGAATGCGATCTCGATCCAGTAGCACCAATTCCTCCGACACCAAGTCCAAGCGTTTCGGATAAACACCAGGCTGCTTCCATGCAACTCATGAACTGGTTACGAGGCTACAGTAGCAATCAGCCAACATTAAGTATGGAAGACAGCAGCGGGAACCAAATAGGAAAGAGTGTCT CTACTTTCGGTGAATTAGTGTTCACCAACTTGGACGGCATTGAGTACGCTTTCTACGACACCAAGGACAAGGCGACTGTGGGGTATATGCGCTTCCAGCCGTCACAGAAGCGAGAGAAGAAACGGGCTAAGGGCTTTTCCCTG AAATTTGTTGTTCTTTTTGGACAATTTGGCATGGACTGCAGTGTCCCGGAAGTGGAGGAAGATGATCACTGCATATTAAACATCGGTGACATGGTTGAGATCGAGAAAG GCACCCGTTATAGTATTAAAAACTTATTGGACGAAGTGAGTGTGCTGATGGTTATCCGCAATTAG
- the LOC108156609 gene encoding uncharacterized protein LOC108156609 isoform X3, protein MSKTKKDETALELDDILSEPITNSQKLAAFLQRKAAEAQKPKNNLAFGNFSFDLDFDVPVIRKPQSEANETPASDVAHPPPNVASYENLPPQSGRNSPSPTSRRPPRRSGTGGHVPGSDKLRRHAIRRRSQSCGRRQLLQDFEDAANLTRSSSSPFPFVPEISSTPNCIDKILENQPQSRPLSQPQPQPASDPQPINRLASNAAFAAEIAEICDQRFALFENSMVQMDHKGDVPSPRPVSRPLAPSERRRTYTIEKSPIPAQLLPSPSSPNISLSKKPVVRVRRFDTILSPGTTNSLHQCERVSAPVEECYVPETQPQQSQQLAELVHNVSRNSSVVVIPLGGAFSPKPDAVMPLAQTHSPVVSQAGAAAARTVTVGTPESSSPTASAGTHKSLKSKTVSPHRTLQIVEDLDAILTDDESDEQPSGCALNLAPTGGNTTRQSRIRKRNNRKPSDDQESSMKLLNLHRSNKSSKSKSKGATAPRLNKAPSAPINGEQFAKELERMSNYEILDLRKRNSLGRVYPLNGHRKHSAEQQEVLEQNIQWELFRRNLTTETETEALPSSVSVQHEELDYREEATDIPPPAPLGFKDNSQRESRRPSKDRRERPSRPRRREAPMTAELINYMALSKTMEIRRKSSRIYCKRNLYTKGDSEVEDVDSVSPEKQLRFSMTCLEPTPGGATSMQSHDVGEEEIPIVPPPPRSLRYSQCLRDLRHSSKSDFDEVMATAQDLDDGDNPRSQSNGQKNILDEIAPPPPEYNDNTEEDGVDVQGKSSSDAHPRLSKSSVRHGKKEQISPLPSEERAEFDDQSDRITNGNGRRSKRSPEKNEAEEIHETVVSRMSKNKSRCLSRMANQEEDIVEPAGNTMDDDATTDQRSAYREVLPINTVVSSMSDVTAVTDDQPSTSRAALEVLTRRTNETEPKSEFEARAVVEEEAVVFKKPLARAPRAKSKADRELNNLRDSVIYNEVEVNFNESSIRRSRRGQVPLKNTWCHTVSDPRQFAFVRNSIDINEQKSSKPSLKKPSMSRVTKTSLLNIPPLCSSTPRLSQEPLDAVIEDFEPEEPSECSSLGVAPLRWEDNDTNAVQTTKKREHKKKKSQAVEMATEPESVAAASMPPPAPVPKKRGRKKKKQAPQLECDLDPVAPIPPTPSPSVSDKHQAASMQLMNWLRGYSSNQPTLSMEDSSGNQIGKSVSTFGELVFTNLDGIEYAFYDTKDKATVGYMRFQPSQKREKKRAKGFSLKFVVLFGQFGMDCSVPEVEEDDHCILNIGDMVEIEKGTRYSIKNLLDEVSVLMVIRN, encoded by the exons AT GTCGAAAACCAAGAAAGATGAAACAGCGCTTGAGTTGGACGATATTTTAAGCGAGCCTATTACAAACTCACAGAAGCTTGCCGCATTCTTGCAGCGCAAGGCAGCGGAAGCTCAAAAGCCCAAGAATAACCTCGCCTTTGGGAACTTCTCCTTTGACTTGGATTTTGATGTACCGGTCATAAGGAAGCCACAATCAGAAG CGAACGAGACCCCCGCTTCGGACGTGGCACATCCACCTCCAAACGTGGCATCTTATGAGAATCTGCCGCCGCAGTCAGGCAGAAATTCACCCTCGCCCACCAGTCGGCGTCCTCCCAGACGTAGTGGCACAGGCGGCCATGTTCCTGGCTCTGATAAGCTACGACGCCATGCTATTCGCAGGCGGTCGCAGAGTTGCGGCCGTCGTCAACTCTTGCAGGACTTTGAGGATGCAGCTAATCTAACTCGGAGCTCCTCCAGTCCATTTCCTTTT GTGCCAGAAATAAGCAGCACTCCAAACTGCATTGACAAAATTCTTGAGAATCAACCACAGTCTCGGCCACTatcacagccacagccacagccggcTTCAGATCCACAGCCCATAAATAGACTAGCTTCGAATGCAGCCTTTGCTGCTGAAATCGCTGAAATCTGTGATCAAAGGTTTGCCCTGTTTGAAAATAGTATGGTGCAGATGGACCACAAGGGGGATGTACCATCCCCGCGCCCGGTATCACGTCCATTGGCTCCCTCTGAAAGGCGTCGGACTTATACGATTGAAAAGAGCCCTATACCTGCGCAATTGttgccatcgccatcgtcGCCAAATATTTCACTATCAAAGAAACCAGTGGTGCGTGTGAGACGTTTTGATACTATTCTGTCACCAGGTACTACCAACAGTCTGCACCAATGTGAACGGGTATCGGCACCGGTGGAGGAGTGCTATGTACCGGAAACACAGCCACAGCAGTCCCAACAGCTAGCCGAACTTGTGCACAATGTATCGAGGAATAGCAGCGTGGTAGTTATACCATTAGGTGGAGCCTTTAGTCCCAAGCCAGATGCAGTTATGCCTTTGGCACAAACACATTCACCGGTTGTATCACAagctggagctgcagcagctcGAACAGTAACTGTTGGTACTCCCGAATCAAGTTCTCCAACAGCATCTGCTGGTACCCACAAGTCGTTAAAGTCGAAGACAGTTTCCCCTCACAGAACACTTCAAATTGTTGAGGACTTGGACGCAATCTTGACCGATGATGAAAGCGACGAACAGCCAAGCGGGTGTGCTTTGAACCTGGCGCCGACCGGTGGTAATACTACCAGGCAGAGCCGGATTCGCAAGCGTAACAATCGGAAGCCATCTGATGACCAGGAAAGTTCCATGAAACTTCTCAACCTCCACCGCTCGAATAAATCAAGCAAGTCAAAGTCCAAGGGTGCAACTGCTCCCAGGCTGAACAAGGCGCCTAGTGCCCCAATCAATGGTGAACAGTTTGCCAAGGAGCTGGAACGGATGAGCAACTATGAGATTCTTGATCTGCGCAAGAGAAACTCTCTCGGCAGGGTGTACCCGCTGAATGGGCATAGAAAGCATAGTGCAGAGCAGCAAGAGGTTCTGGAGCAGAATATTCAGTGGGAGCTATTCCGCAGGAACCTgacaacagaaacagaaaccgaGGCACTGCCCAGCTCTGTATCTGTACAGCACGAAGAACTTGATTATAGGGAGGAGGCAACGGATATTCCACCGCCAGCTCCCCTCGGCTTTAAGGACAATTCCCAAAGGGAGAGCCGCCGGCCGTCCAAAGATCGGCGGGAGCGACCCTCACGACCCAGACGTCGTGAGGCTCCAATG ACAGCAGAGCTTATTAACTATATGGCGCTCTCAAAGACTATGGAAATCCGTAGAAAATCATCCAGGATCTACTGCAAACGTAACCTTTACACTAAGGGTGACTCGGAAGTGGAAGATGTCGACTCGGTGTCACCGGAGAAGCAGTTAAGGTTTAGTATGACCTGCCTAGAGCCTACTCCAGGTGGTGCCACGAGCATGCAAAGCCATGACGTTGGTGAGGAGGAAATTCCAATTGTTCCACCACCCCCTCGTTCACTCAGATATTCGCAATGTTTGCGGGATCTACGCCACAGCAGCAAGTCCGATTTCGATGAGGTCATGGCAACCGCGCAGGATTTGGATGATGGAGACAACCCCCGCTCCCAGTCGAATGGGCAGAAGAATATTTTGGATGAAATTGCTCCCCCTCCGCCAGAGTATAATGACAATACTGAAGAGGATGGGGTAGATGTGCAAGGGAAGAGCTCTTCTGATGCACACCCTCGGCTATCCAAATCTAGTGTCCGACATGGAAAAAAAGAGCAAATTTCTCCCCTTCCTTCAGAGGAAAGGGCGGAATTTGATGACCAGTCAGATCGTATAACCAATGGGAACGGACGAAGGAGCAAGCGGTCCCCAGAGAAAAATGAGGCAGAGGAAATACATGAGACGGTTGTATCTCGCATGTCTAAGAACAAAAGCCGGTGCTTATCAAGGATGGCTAATCAGGAGGAAGATATTGTTGAGCCGGCAGGTAACACTATGGATGATGATGCGACTACAGATCAGCGATCCGCGTACAGAGAAGTCCTGCCCATCAATACTGTAGTTTCTTCAATGTCAGACGTCACTGCCGTGACGGATGATCAGCCCAGTACAAGTCGGGCCGCACTCGAGGTTCTGACACGTAGAACCAATGAGACTGAGCCTAAGTCTGAGTTTGAGGCCAGAGCCGTCGTAGAGGAGGAAGCGGTGGTATTTAAGAAACCCTTGGCGCGGGCACCGCGTGCTAAATCAAAGGCAGATAGAGAGCTAAACAATTTAAGGGACTCCGTCATATATAATGAAGTGGAAGTGAATTTCAATGAATCTT CCATTCGGCGGTCCCGACGTGGTCAGGTACCATTAAAGAACACTTGGTGTCATACCGTCTCAGATCCCAGGCAGTTTGCCTTCGTCCGTAACTCCATCGATATAAATGAACAGAAATCATCCAAACCGTCCTTGAAGAAGCCCAGTATGTCGAGAGTAACCAAAACGTCTTTGCTAAATATACCACCATTGTGCAGCAGTACACCCCGGCTTTCACAAGAGCCCCTCGATGCAGTTATAGAAGATTTTGAACCCGAAGAACCTTCTGAATGTAGTTCTCTGGGAGTCGCGCCTCTAAGGTGGGAAGATAATGATACAAATGCCGTACAAACAACTAAGAAACGtgaacacaaaaaaaaaaaaagccaagCGGTCGAGATGGCAACGGAGCCAGAGTCAGTAGCGGCTGCCTCAATGCCTCCACCAGCTCCTGTCCCTAAAAAAAGAGGGCGAAAAAAGAAGAAACAGGCGCCGCAGTTGGAATGCGATCTCGATCCAGTAGCACCAATTCCTCCGACACCAAGTCCAAGCGTTTCGGATAAACACCAGGCTGCTTCCATGCAACTCATGAACTGGTTACGAGGCTACAGTAGCAATCAGCCAACATTAAGTATGGAAGACAGCAGCGGGAACCAAATAGGAAAGAGTGTCT CTACTTTCGGTGAATTAGTGTTCACCAACTTGGACGGCATTGAGTACGCTTTCTACGACACCAAGGACAAGGCGACTGTGGGGTATATGCGCTTCCAGCCGTCACAGAAGCGAGAGAAGAAACGGGCTAAGGGCTTTTCCCTG AAATTTGTTGTTCTTTTTGGACAATTTGGCATGGACTGCAGTGTCCCGGAAGTGGAGGAAGATGATCACTGCATATTAAACATCGGTGACATGGTTGAGATCGAGAAAG GCACCCGTTATAGTATTAAAAACTTATTGGACGAAGTGAGTGTGCTGATGGTTATCCGCAATTAG